One window of Tenacibaculum maritimum NCIMB 2154 genomic DNA carries:
- a CDS encoding MlaD family protein, whose protein sequence is MSKELKTGIVAVIIIALFVWGYNFLKGQDLFSSGTRHFFVEYNTIQGLNEASLVTINGMQVGKVIDIKFNPNPEKRGKLIVEIALDNDFQFSKNSVAKIYSASLMGGQNLAIIPKYEGEMAESGDTLKGEVESDIFSSVGEKLNPIQAKLENVLVEADSLLIGLNQILDAKSRKSLNRSVLALEATISDVKGTLGGVKSIVDDSKNNLRATLSNAKKITDDFSKISEDLTKANLGSTVKQLEETIAGVNELLANMKKGKGTLGKLMTDDKVYVNLTQASKEMEELLRELKLNPKRFMHFSLFGKKAKPYNAQNNKENKSN, encoded by the coding sequence ATGTCTAAAGAGCTAAAAACTGGTATTGTAGCAGTTATTATTATAGCATTGTTTGTTTGGGGGTATAACTTTTTAAAAGGACAAGATTTGTTCAGCTCCGGAACAAGACATTTTTTTGTGGAGTATAACACAATTCAAGGGTTAAATGAGGCCAGCTTGGTAACCATAAATGGTATGCAAGTAGGAAAGGTTATTGATATTAAGTTCAATCCTAATCCAGAAAAAAGAGGGAAACTTATTGTAGAAATAGCATTAGATAATGATTTTCAGTTTTCTAAAAATAGCGTTGCTAAAATTTATTCAGCGAGTTTAATGGGAGGGCAAAATTTAGCAATTATACCTAAGTATGAAGGAGAAATGGCGGAATCAGGAGATACCTTGAAAGGAGAAGTAGAATCTGATATTTTTTCTAGCGTGGGTGAAAAATTAAACCCTATACAAGCAAAATTAGAAAATGTATTGGTAGAAGCAGATTCTTTATTGATAGGACTTAATCAAATTTTGGATGCGAAATCTAGAAAAAGTTTGAATAGAAGTGTACTAGCTCTAGAAGCTACTATTTCTGATGTAAAAGGAACTTTGGGTGGAGTGAAATCTATTGTAGATGATAGTAAAAACAATTTAAGAGCTACACTGTCAAACGCTAAAAAGATTACAGATGATTTTTCCAAAATATCAGAGGATTTAACGAAAGCAAATCTAGGAAGTACGGTTAAACAACTCGAAGAAACAATTGCAGGAGTTAATGAATTACTTGCTAATATGAAAAAAGGAAAAGGAACTTTAGGTAAATTAATGACGGATGATAAAGTGTATGTGAATTTGACGCAAGCTTCTAAAGAAATGGAAGAATTACTTCGTGAATTAAAGTTAAATCCTAAAAGGTTTATGCACTTCTCGCTTTTCGGAAAGAAAGCAAAACCTTATAATGCACAAAATAATAAGGAAAATAAGAGTAATTAA
- a CDS encoding carboxymuconolactone decarboxylase family protein, whose product MSRIRLTSFNGAVGKLKHLYKKVIAPSNNVDSIIKSHGLRSHTMVRDMLLYKNALYGNSNTLPKWYLETLGIYVSLLNECGCCVARYFSRLKRILKDSDKFYPLKKALESKAFESFFEATYSQGIRYAVKLTNRASKVAERIINPLRKKGLKDGEVLEINQVVSYFNDANRTVLDLGVST is encoded by the coding sequence ATGAGTAGGATACGATTGACATCGTTTAATGGAGCAGTAGGAAAATTAAAACATTTATACAAAAAGGTTATAGCGCCTAGTAATAATGTAGATAGCATTATCAAATCTCATGGATTACGATCTCATACAATGGTAAGAGATATGTTGTTGTATAAGAATGCGTTATATGGTAATAGCAATACATTGCCTAAATGGTATTTGGAAACGTTAGGAATATATGTAAGTTTATTAAACGAATGTGGTTGTTGTGTAGCGCGTTACTTCTCAAGGTTGAAAAGAATACTGAAAGATAGCGATAAATTTTATCCATTAAAAAAAGCTTTAGAAAGTAAAGCGTTTGAGTCGTTTTTTGAAGCAACTTATAGTCAAGGTATAAGGTATGCAGTAAAGCTTACTAATAGAGCTTCCAAAGTAGCAGAAAGAATTATAAACCCATTGCGAAAGAAAGGATTGAAGGATGGTGAAGTTTTAGAAATAAATCAAGTAGTTAGCTATTTCAACGATGCTAACAGAACTGTACTTGATTTAGGAGTCTCTACATAA
- a CDS encoding (Fe-S)-binding protein, with protein MYISNIFFALMLIAGIGFFAMNVRKLIRNIKLGKDVNRNDDKPARWKNMAKIALGQYKMVRRPVSGILHILVYLGFVIINIEVLEIIIDGLFGTHRVFQPLLGATLYGFLIGTFEILAGLVLFAVIVFWLRRNIARIKRFWSKEMTGWPKNDGNIILYFEMVLMSLFLVMNATDLPFQQAGIGNPISQFVAPWFSSYSPEEQHTIEQFAWWVHIIGILIFLNYLYYSKHLHILLAFPNTFYANLKPKGAFNNLEAVTKEVKMMMDPSADPYAMPEEGVEEEEPEKFGASDVTDLNWVQLMNAYTCTECGRCTSSCPANLTGKKLSPRKIMMDTRDRLEEVGNNIDKNGGVFKEDGKQLLNDYITPEELWACTSCNACVQECPVNIDPLSIIMDMRRYLVMEESAAPQELNMMMTNIENNGAPWQYNQMDRLNWKDEA; from the coding sequence ATGTATATATCTAACATCTTTTTTGCGCTAATGTTAATTGCTGGAATAGGTTTTTTTGCAATGAATGTTCGCAAGCTTATCAGAAATATTAAATTAGGAAAAGACGTAAATCGAAATGATGACAAACCAGCTCGTTGGAAAAATATGGCCAAAATAGCTTTAGGGCAATATAAAATGGTAAGACGACCAGTATCGGGAATTTTACATATTTTGGTATATTTAGGTTTTGTTATTATAAATATAGAAGTTCTAGAAATTATAATTGATGGGTTATTTGGAACGCACCGAGTATTCCAACCTTTATTAGGAGCGACATTATATGGCTTTTTAATAGGAACTTTTGAAATTTTAGCAGGTTTGGTATTGTTTGCTGTAATTGTATTTTGGCTAAGGAGAAATATAGCAAGAATCAAACGTTTTTGGAGTAAGGAAATGACAGGATGGCCTAAGAATGATGGAAATATTATTTTGTACTTTGAAATGGTATTAATGTCGCTGTTTTTAGTAATGAATGCCACAGATTTGCCTTTTCAACAAGCAGGAATAGGAAATCCAATAAGTCAATTTGTAGCTCCTTGGTTTAGTAGCTACTCTCCAGAAGAACAGCATACAATAGAGCAATTTGCATGGTGGGTGCATATAATAGGGATTTTAATATTCTTAAACTATCTATATTATTCTAAACATTTACATATTTTATTAGCATTTCCAAATACATTTTATGCAAACTTAAAGCCTAAAGGAGCATTCAATAATTTAGAAGCAGTAACTAAAGAAGTAAAAATGATGATGGATCCTTCGGCAGATCCTTATGCAATGCCAGAGGAGGGAGTAGAAGAGGAGGAGCCTGAAAAGTTTGGAGCCTCTGATGTAACAGATTTGAATTGGGTACAGCTAATGAATGCTTATACATGTACAGAATGCGGACGTTGTACTTCTTCTTGTCCAGCTAATTTAACAGGAAAGAAATTGTCACCTCGAAAAATTATGATGGATACTCGTGACCGATTGGAAGAAGTAGGAAATAATATAGATAAAAATGGAGGTGTTTTTAAAGAAGATGGGAAACAGTTATTAAATGATTATATTACACCAGAAGAATTATGGGCTTGTACGAGTTGTAATGCCTGTGTACAGGAATGTCCTGTAAATATAGATCCATTGTCTATTATTATGGATATGCGCCGTTATTTAGTAATGGAAGAGTCCGCAGCTCCTCAAGAATTGAATATGATGATGACGAATATTGAAAATAATGGAGCACCTTGGCAATACAATCAAATGGATCGATTAAATTGGAAAGACGAAGCATAG
- a CDS encoding (Fe-S)-binding protein → MNVPTMADMMAQGKQPEVLFWVGAAGSYDDRAKKITRAFVKVLQEAKVEFAVLGTEESSTGDAAKRAGNEFLFQMQAMTNIEILNAYEVKKIVTCDPHSFNTLKNEYPSLGGKYEVYHHTQFIKKLVDEGKLNINATNLKGKQLTYHDPCYLGRANDVYESPRDLVRRLGVRLTEMKRNKSTALCCGAGGAQMFKEPEKGDKDINILRTEDALETNPQIIATGCPYCNTMMTDGVKFKEKENQIEVKDIAELIAEANNL, encoded by the coding sequence ATGAACGTACCTACGATGGCAGATATGATGGCTCAAGGAAAACAACCAGAAGTGTTGTTTTGGGTTGGAGCCGCTGGAAGTTATGATGATAGAGCAAAAAAAATAACAAGAGCTTTTGTAAAAGTATTGCAAGAAGCTAAAGTTGAATTTGCTGTGTTAGGAACCGAAGAAAGTTCAACAGGCGATGCTGCAAAAAGAGCTGGAAATGAGTTTTTGTTTCAAATGCAAGCAATGACCAATATAGAAATATTAAACGCATATGAAGTCAAAAAAATCGTAACCTGCGATCCTCATTCATTTAATACGTTAAAAAATGAATATCCAAGTTTAGGAGGTAAATATGAGGTATATCATCATACACAATTCATTAAAAAGTTAGTAGATGAAGGAAAATTGAATATCAATGCTACTAATTTAAAAGGAAAGCAACTTACTTATCATGATCCTTGCTATTTGGGTAGAGCCAATGATGTATATGAAAGTCCACGTGATTTAGTTCGTAGATTAGGAGTTCGTTTAACAGAAATGAAGCGAAATAAATCGACCGCACTATGTTGTGGGGCAGGTGGGGCACAAATGTTTAAAGAACCAGAAAAAGGGGATAAAGACATTAATATATTACGTACAGAAGATGCTTTAGAAACAAACCCGCAAATTATAGCAACAGGATGCCCTTATTGTAATACTATGATGACCGATGGGGTGAAATTTAAAGAAAAAGAAAACCAAATAGAAGTAAAAGACATAGCAGAATTAATTGCAGAAGCAAATAATTTATAA
- the menA gene encoding 1,4-dihydroxy-2-naphthoate octaprenyltransferase, which yields MIKNYIKAARLRTLPLSISGVIVGAFLADFTTIGEKNYLIFILALLATIGFQILSNFANDYGDGIKGTDDNRKGEARMVSSGLITPQQMKSAMIVTILFTLLVNIVLIYIAFGKQNFLYSIVFFSLGIASIIAAIKYTVGSSAYGYRGLGDVFVFIFFGLVSVIGSYFLYAKTVYFSVLLPAISIGLLSTAVLNLNNMRDRAEDQKNNKNTLVVKIGAKKAKIYHYLLILGALLGALIYVLLNYKSPIQFLFLVAFIPLIKNIITVFKNKVPEELDGELKKVALSTFLFALIFGISQVII from the coding sequence ATGATAAAAAATTATATAAAAGCAGCCCGATTAAGAACACTACCATTATCTATTTCAGGAGTTATTGTAGGAGCTTTTTTAGCAGATTTTACCACGATAGGAGAAAAGAATTATTTAATTTTTATACTAGCTCTTCTAGCTACTATTGGATTTCAAATTTTGTCAAACTTTGCAAATGATTATGGTGATGGAATTAAAGGAACAGATGATAATAGAAAAGGAGAGGCAAGAATGGTGTCATCAGGCTTAATAACCCCTCAACAAATGAAGTCAGCAATGATTGTTACTATATTATTTACGTTACTTGTGAATATCGTATTGATATACATTGCTTTTGGAAAACAAAACTTTTTATATTCTATAGTGTTTTTCTCGTTAGGAATTGCTTCCATCATAGCAGCTATTAAATATACTGTAGGAAGCTCAGCGTATGGATATAGAGGATTAGGAGATGTGTTTGTTTTTATATTCTTTGGATTGGTAAGCGTAATAGGAAGTTACTTTTTATATGCTAAAACGGTATATTTTAGTGTATTATTACCTGCAATATCAATAGGTTTATTATCAACAGCAGTGTTAAATTTAAACAATATGAGAGATCGTGCTGAAGATCAAAAAAATAATAAGAATACCTTGGTGGTAAAAATAGGAGCTAAAAAAGCAAAAATATACCATTACCTATTGATTTTAGGGGCTTTATTAGGAGCTCTTATTTATGTATTATTAAACTATAAATCGCCCATTCAGTTTTTGTTTTTAGTAGCTTTTATACCTCTTATAAAAAATATCATTACAGTATTTAAAAATAAAGTACCAGAAGAGTTGGATGGTGAATTGAAAAAAGTAGCACTGAGTACTTTTTTATTTGCACTGATTTTTGGAATAAGTCAAGTGATTATATAG
- a CDS encoding SRPBCC family protein gives MKTIKIILGIITVLVVAFFATGIVVKDIKYTAEVEINKSIKTVFSMFTDAKKFIQWQPEIVAIRPITEKEQITGSTYELTIKNGEQKIKMQEVIKTYLANQTITFQFRSNNLLKTDTYTFQSKGGRTKIIQNSALINNSYIASCIFPYFKGALKEKSQESLERLKKIVEQTK, from the coding sequence ATGAAAACAATAAAAATTATTTTAGGAATAATAACAGTTCTAGTGGTTGCTTTTTTTGCAACAGGTATTGTGGTAAAAGACATTAAGTACACTGCTGAAGTTGAAATAAATAAAAGTATAAAAACTGTTTTTTCAATGTTTACGGATGCAAAAAAGTTTATTCAATGGCAGCCAGAAATAGTAGCCATACGACCGATTACAGAAAAAGAACAGATTACGGGGAGTACTTACGAACTGACGATCAAAAATGGAGAGCAAAAGATCAAAATGCAAGAGGTTATTAAAACATATTTAGCAAATCAGACAATCACATTTCAATTTAGGTCTAATAACTTGTTAAAAACAGATACTTATACTTTTCAGAGCAAAGGAGGTCGTACAAAAATTATACAAAATAGTGCTTTAATTAATAATTCATACATAGCAAGTTGTATTTTTCCTTATTTCAAGGGAGCTCTTAAGGAAAAGAGTCAAGAAAGTTTAGAAAGATTGAAAAAAATAGTAGAGCAAACCAAATGA
- a CDS encoding o-succinylbenzoate synthase — protein sequence MITATYHKYLLNFKRPSGTSRGILNTKETWFLVIHQHGKQGIGECGLFRGLSIDDRPDYEEKLRWTCKHIHKGAAFLLEALYEFPSIQFGVEQAFLSLKSQHQFDLFPSRFTAGKEGIPINGLIWMGDKSFMQAQIKEKLKSGFRTLKMKIGAIDFATELTLLKSIRKEFSSKEITLRVDANGAFKPLEALEKLKRLSALDLHSIEQPIAQGQWQEMAMLCEKTPLPIALDEELIGVFSYEKKQQCIATIQPQYIILKPSLVGGFKGTKEWISVADNHRIKNWITSALESNIGLNAIAGFTHTLQNELPQGLGTGSLFINNFESPLEVVNGALRYDPMKKWQVQWAV from the coding sequence ATGATAACCGCAACATATCACAAGTATTTATTAAATTTTAAAAGACCTAGTGGTACTTCACGAGGTATTTTAAATACGAAAGAAACTTGGTTTTTAGTAATACATCAACACGGAAAACAAGGAATAGGAGAATGTGGGCTTTTTAGAGGTTTGAGTATTGATGATCGACCAGATTATGAAGAAAAGTTGCGATGGACATGTAAGCATATCCATAAAGGAGCAGCTTTTTTGTTAGAAGCGTTATATGAGTTTCCTTCCATTCAATTTGGTGTAGAACAAGCTTTTCTATCTTTAAAAAGCCAACACCAATTTGATTTATTTCCGTCAAGATTTACAGCAGGAAAAGAAGGAATCCCTATTAACGGTTTAATTTGGATGGGAGATAAGTCTTTTATGCAAGCGCAAATAAAAGAAAAGCTTAAAAGTGGATTTAGAACGTTAAAAATGAAAATAGGTGCAATTGATTTTGCTACAGAGTTAACATTGTTAAAATCTATACGAAAAGAATTTTCTTCCAAAGAAATAACGTTAAGAGTAGATGCAAATGGAGCGTTTAAACCTTTAGAAGCATTAGAAAAATTAAAACGGCTATCAGCATTAGATTTACATTCTATTGAACAGCCAATAGCACAAGGGCAATGGCAGGAAATGGCAATGCTTTGTGAAAAAACACCTTTACCTATAGCGTTGGATGAAGAATTAATAGGAGTGTTTTCTTATGAAAAAAAGCAGCAATGTATTGCTACAATACAGCCTCAATATATTATTTTAAAACCAAGTTTAGTAGGAGGTTTTAAAGGTACTAAAGAGTGGATTTCTGTGGCAGATAACCATAGAATAAAAAATTGGATTACATCAGCATTAGAGAGTAACATTGGTTTAAATGCAATAGCAGGATTTACTCATACTTTACAAAATGAATTGCCACAAGGTTTAGGAACAGGCAGCTTGTTTATTAATAACTTTGAAAGCCCATTAGAGGTGGTGAATGGAGCTTTGAGGTATGATCCAATGAAAAAATGGCAGGTTCAATGGGCAGTGTAA
- a CDS encoding VIT domain-containing protein, which yields MKKILLVNFLMLSLNVFSQGTPKITLKDASELKLSNLKVRVNITGNYATTTYDMQFYNGLDRTLEGDLVFPLGEGQSVYRFAMDLNGSLREAVVVEKELARAAYETTVRQNIDPALLEKTSGNNYKARVYPIFPKKNKRVVLTYEEKLSTVNDKLVYELPLGIQEVVGSFSLDIFTHGISIPPVIKSEFSKDFYFIKKGNVISASLAKKNVAPQNSIKVEFKKTSNKENILSYRDYFYASIPLKRELRYKEKPKRISILWDVSLSMRNRSLNKEIELLNKYFIYLKDVEVEFISFNNTVNKREKFFVTNGEWDGLRKEIKTQIYDGGTNLEKLSALKLNPDEILLFSDGLTNLGVIEGFKKKTVYTINSLTSANHFLLNKTATDQGGRYINLGKLDSEEANELLKQEVLQFLGFKNNIDLNEVYPQNRANVTGDFVITGRYTGKRKPLIQLEFGYQGKVTKVLTFNLENSQNSNQTKRLWAKEKLKYLSKEKERNKKEIISLAKQYHLVTDYTSMLILDRIEDYVRYGIEPPKELRSRYKELLKEKEEIKTSAIEDIEERRGNLFDQYKEITNWYDLRHPIKKQRKKRTTQISRVRYSNINQENTITKTTDSSSMHGNHVDNHIAVAIDYSRKVVTGTVSDSSGVLPGVTVMIKGTDRGTETDFDGNFTINVEENEVLVFSFVGCSTKEVMINSDNTVNIELEEDSVLDEVVVTGLEVARESKLVNNNIIQSLLGKSSGVKISQDNQKTTKISIRGNSSLHQNDPMYIVDGVSVKKNFIEKIKPEDIDAVQVIKPFDAIKLYGEKARNGIVIFTTKKGKETNKKEIEKLNLLIEQRIELKAWNPKTPYLDILKKETSVLSAYKKYLEIRDYYSNSPMFYMDVADFFDQKGEKELAIRVLTNLIEIDLDNYELIKALAYKLEYFKEYNLAKNIYKKVLELRPEEPQSYRDLALAYELAGDYQNSFNLLYKIYNGELLLKDEDERFDGIESVVFVELSRLVSQYGNKLKLSKHQKKFFKTIPVDVRIVVDWNHNDTDIDLWVIDPNGEKAYYKNQETEIGGRMSADMTEGYGPEEFMLKKAIKGKYKIMIDYYADNVQKISGPTILKVNMFTNYGKRNEEKQTIIVKLDKEEDYIEVGKLFL from the coding sequence ATGAAAAAAATACTACTTGTCAATTTTTTAATGCTAAGTCTTAATGTTTTTTCTCAAGGCACTCCAAAAATTACTTTAAAAGATGCTAGTGAGTTAAAGCTCTCAAATCTAAAAGTAAGAGTAAATATTACAGGTAACTATGCTACTACTACATATGATATGCAGTTTTATAACGGCTTAGACAGAACATTAGAAGGTGATTTGGTATTCCCTTTGGGAGAAGGTCAATCTGTATATAGATTTGCTATGGACTTAAATGGATCTTTGAGAGAAGCAGTAGTTGTTGAAAAAGAATTAGCTAGAGCTGCTTATGAAACTACCGTTAGACAAAATATTGATCCTGCACTTTTAGAGAAAACATCTGGAAACAACTATAAAGCAAGGGTATATCCCATTTTTCCTAAAAAGAATAAAAGAGTAGTTTTAACATATGAAGAAAAGCTTTCAACTGTCAACGATAAACTAGTATATGAACTTCCTTTAGGAATTCAGGAAGTTGTTGGTAGTTTTTCTTTAGATATTTTTACCCATGGAATATCTATACCTCCTGTTATAAAAAGTGAGTTTTCTAAAGACTTTTATTTCATTAAGAAAGGAAATGTTATAAGTGCCTCCTTAGCTAAGAAAAATGTAGCTCCTCAAAATTCAATAAAGGTAGAGTTTAAAAAAACTTCTAATAAAGAAAATATTCTAAGTTATCGAGATTATTTTTATGCTTCAATCCCTTTGAAGAGGGAACTTAGATATAAAGAAAAACCTAAAAGAATAAGTATTCTTTGGGATGTTTCTTTGTCAATGAGGAATAGAAGTTTAAATAAAGAAATAGAGCTTTTAAATAAATACTTTATCTACTTGAAAGATGTAGAAGTTGAGTTTATTTCTTTTAATAATACAGTAAACAAAAGGGAAAAATTTTTTGTAACTAATGGTGAATGGGATGGTCTTCGAAAAGAAATAAAAACTCAAATTTATGATGGTGGAACTAATTTAGAAAAGCTAAGTGCTTTAAAATTAAATCCTGACGAAATACTTTTATTTTCAGATGGATTAACTAACCTAGGAGTTATAGAAGGGTTTAAGAAGAAAACAGTTTATACAATTAACTCATTAACATCTGCTAATCATTTTTTATTAAATAAAACAGCTACAGATCAAGGAGGTAGATATATTAATTTAGGAAAACTTGACAGTGAAGAAGCAAATGAACTACTAAAGCAAGAAGTGCTACAGTTTTTAGGATTTAAAAACAATATTGATTTAAATGAGGTGTATCCTCAAAACAGAGCAAATGTTACAGGGGATTTTGTAATTACTGGAAGATATACAGGAAAACGAAAACCTTTAATTCAACTAGAGTTTGGATATCAAGGTAAGGTTACTAAAGTGCTAACTTTTAATTTAGAGAACTCACAAAATTCAAATCAAACTAAAAGACTTTGGGCGAAAGAAAAATTAAAATATCTAAGTAAAGAAAAAGAAAGGAATAAGAAAGAAATTATTTCTTTAGCCAAACAATATCATTTGGTTACAGATTACACTTCAATGTTAATTTTAGATAGAATTGAAGATTATGTACGATATGGTATAGAGCCACCAAAAGAATTAAGATCTCGTTACAAAGAGTTGTTAAAAGAAAAAGAGGAAATAAAAACTTCAGCTATAGAAGATATTGAAGAGAGAAGAGGAAATCTTTTTGATCAATATAAGGAAATTACAAATTGGTATGACCTTAGGCATCCCATAAAGAAGCAGAGGAAAAAAAGAACAACTCAAATATCTAGGGTTAGATATTCCAATATAAATCAAGAAAACACCATTACAAAAACAACAGACAGTAGCAGTATGCATGGCAATCATGTTGATAACCATATAGCAGTAGCTATTGATTATTCGAGAAAAGTGGTGACAGGTACTGTAAGTGACTCTTCGGGGGTTTTACCAGGAGTGACTGTAATGATTAAAGGAACTGATCGAGGAACCGAAACAGACTTTGATGGTAATTTTACTATAAATGTAGAGGAGAATGAAGTTTTAGTTTTTTCTTTTGTTGGATGTTCAACTAAAGAAGTTATGATTAATAGTGATAATACTGTAAATATAGAACTTGAAGAAGATAGTGTTCTTGATGAAGTAGTTGTTACTGGGTTAGAGGTAGCAAGAGAATCAAAACTAGTAAATAATAATATTATTCAGTCTTTATTAGGTAAATCTTCAGGAGTAAAAATCTCTCAAGATAATCAGAAGACAACCAAAATCTCCATAAGAGGAAATAGTTCATTACATCAAAATGACCCAATGTATATAGTTGATGGAGTTTCAGTAAAAAAGAATTTTATTGAAAAAATAAAACCCGAAGATATTGATGCTGTACAAGTAATTAAACCTTTTGATGCTATAAAACTTTATGGAGAAAAAGCAAGAAATGGAATTGTAATTTTTACAACAAAAAAAGGAAAAGAAACTAATAAAAAAGAAATAGAGAAATTAAATTTGTTAATAGAACAAAGGATAGAGTTAAAAGCATGGAATCCTAAAACTCCATATTTAGATATTCTTAAAAAAGAAACTTCAGTTTTATCAGCTTACAAAAAATATTTAGAAATTAGAGATTATTATTCCAACAGTCCAATGTTTTATATGGATGTAGCTGATTTCTTTGACCAAAAGGGAGAAAAAGAATTAGCTATTAGAGTTCTGACAAATTTAATTGAAATAGATTTAGATAATTATGAACTTATAAAGGCATTAGCATATAAGCTAGAATATTTTAAGGAGTATAATTTAGCCAAAAATATTTATAAAAAAGTATTAGAATTAAGACCTGAAGAACCTCAGTCATACAGGGACTTAGCACTAGCATATGAACTAGCAGGTGACTATCAAAATAGTTTTAATTTACTGTATAAGATTTATAATGGAGAGCTTTTACTCAAAGATGAAGACGAACGATTTGATGGTATAGAATCTGTTGTGTTTGTAGAGCTTTCAAGATTGGTGTCTCAGTACGGGAATAAATTAAAGCTAAGTAAACACCAGAAAAAGTTTTTTAAAACGATTCCAGTAGATGTGCGTATAGTTGTTGATTGGAATCATAATGATACAGATATTGATTTATGGGTTATTGATCCCAATGGAGAAAAAGCATATTATAAAAACCAGGAAACAGAGATTGGTGGAAGAATGTCAGCTGATATGACAGAAGGCTATGGACCAGAAGAGTTTATGCTAAAGAAAGCGATTAAAGGGAAGTATAAAATTATGATTGATTATTATGCTGATAATGTTCAGAAAATATCTGGACCGACTATTTTAAAGGTAAATATGTTTACAAACTACGGGAAAAGGAATGAAGAAAAACAGACAATTATAGTAAAGCTTGATAAGGAGGAAGATTATATTGAAGTTGGGAAGTTGTTTTTGTGA
- a CDS encoding RHS repeat domain-containing protein → MGNDYTYDVNGNMTKDLDKGINNITCNHLNLPTRVTIGGKNIDYTYDAGGVKLSKTVSGVATQYAGNYVYENGVLQFFNHPEGYVSPKNASNISQGFKYVYQYKDHLGNVRLSYTDNNNDGVITPSTEIIEESNYYPFGLKHKGYNNVVNSLGNSTAQKFGYNGKELNEELGLEWHDFGARNYDAALGRWMNLDPLAEQMRRHSPYNYAFNNPLRFIDPDGMAPEDIIIWYRDENDKAQKFVFNGNNGDKAPDNKFVQQVLGAACDNINNGEGKKFQALAENSDVKVSVAETEDNSMFSSAQNAIFWNPRKLTFSFSVMAISYRNLHRKRLYKSHLQWRVV, encoded by the coding sequence GTGGGTAATGATTACACTTACGATGTAAATGGTAATATGACCAAAGATTTAGATAAAGGGATTAACAATATTACTTGCAATCATTTAAATTTACCAACACGAGTTACTATTGGGGGTAAAAACATTGATTATACATACGATGCTGGGGGTGTAAAATTAAGTAAAACCGTAAGCGGAGTTGCTACACAATATGCAGGGAATTATGTATATGAAAATGGTGTGTTGCAATTCTTTAACCACCCCGAGGGTTATGTGTCACCTAAGAATGCTAGTAATATATCACAAGGGTTCAAATATGTATATCAATACAAAGACCACTTAGGAAATGTTAGGTTAAGTTATACTGATAATAACAATGATGGAGTAATTACTCCAAGTACAGAAATCATAGAAGAATCTAATTATTATCCTTTTGGACTCAAACATAAAGGGTATAATAACGTAGTTAACTCGCTAGGAAACAGCACCGCGCAGAAGTTTGGATATAACGGAAAAGAGTTAAATGAGGAACTAGGTTTAGAATGGCATGACTTTGGAGCTAGAAATTATGATGCTGCTCTTGGTAGATGGATGAATTTAGACCCACTTGCTGAGCAAATGCGTAGGCACTCGCCGTATAATTATGCGTTTAATAATCCTTTAAGATTTATTGACCCTGACGGAATGGCGCCTGAGGATATTATAATCTGGTATAGAGATGAAAACGATAAAGCACAAAAATTTGTTTTTAATGGGAATAATGGAGATAAAGCACCAGATAATAAATTTGTTCAGCAAGTATTGGGTGCAGCTTGTGATAATATTAATAATGGTGAGGGTAAAAAATTTCAAGCTTTAGCAGAAAATAGTGATGTGAAAGTTTCTGTTGCTGAAACAGAAGATAATTCTATGTTCAGCTCTGCACAGAATGCTATATTTTGGAATCCCCGCAAATTGACATTTAGCTTTAGCGTAATGGCAATTAGTTACAGGAATTTACATAGAAAACGGTTATATAAGAGCCATTTGCAATGGCGAGTAGTATAG